aagggctacaagcttgatagtgaactcacaactttggatcccaagaattttgatacaatccaagattatgtcacaaaagcaactgagttaagagcaaagctaaaggattgtggaattgacaaaaaggatgttcAATTCGTTTATAACTTgatggacaagcttccttcagagtatgcagcctttgtatccagctttcacacccataggttagctcaaggttcctcatacacttctccctcatttgattcattcacggagatgttgatacttgagcaatctaagttgaccacaatggggattctcaaatcttcaaagtcacaagctttggtggctaacaaagggaatcaaagtaatcaaggaaaaggcaagaatcaaaaggaacccaagtcaaaaccacaacaagatggagcacaatcttcctctacacaacaaggtgattcaccattctcacctaagaggaaatcatataaggacaatcttttttgtggatattgcaagaagtcgggacatgatcaACATCaatgttataagaaggatattgatgagttgaagaatcttcttgagaagaacaaaatcgacctaccttctagaatgtctacatcggcttcttcttctaaGGATAAAGGAAACGATCaatcttttgggacagataaaggaaagggacaagctctttgtgctactacaagtcatgattcagggagatggcttctagattttggggcttctcatcatattgcatcttcacagtctatgttttctacatttgagccttgccacatgctgcagattttcatgggcaatcatacatacatggatgtgattggaaaaggatctattgtcattggggataactccttcaatgatgtgttgtgtgtaccccacttgacaaataatcttctttccatctatcaaatcacacatgaggCAACTAGGAAagctgtggagttcacacctgattcagttatcattaaagacttggagagtggagctatcattgcgactggggtggttgatcatgcatctcggttgtactcttttttagattttggtcctattgataaggttggttattcctatgttgatgattcagattttgaggagaactttgggcatttgaagttggggattctcacatgtgaccccgttctagagccttgcatttcatctcctcctcttgatatcacaccacctattgcacctgatgatgcaactagtgcgacaattttgtcttcttatgattcagtgcagcaggatacttcatgtcttccagcttcagttgattgggatacctacttgacagacattgcaggtttgtttgtggagtcctacattacagatttgggagacatcattgatgacattcatcttctctttgatgaagatgatccttctttgattgttgcgagggatcactctgaccctcttgtgcattctctacatgatcaatctttagaggttgacatgattgtggatacttttgtacaacacttggaggaggtctctttatcttttgaggagacatatgagtctttggacattgttctacattcatctccactagatcttggagtgcctttttcagcagtgtggcacagtttaccacctttggagggggtaactttcagcgtcgacatggggacacttgagcagttttcagagattcctttcatcatgagtatttttgcttcatcttgcCTTCATAGTTGGGGAGATtctttggatacacctttggttttgtttcttcctaaggggaggaacgtggtttgacgttcgtggagtagtttcttcattcatctttgagcttcttccattggtgcagattccacattgagggagggcttcctagtctctcttcttcttctctcatatgggtgggactttttcctcacatggggttttgtccttcacatacttctatgagatttctttgtatctagttttcatctctcttttgggggagggtttttttcctttgggtttttctctctttccccgctttgtgagagatttcattgcattggtttgcacgcatttgcatttgtacatgggtacctaaaatggcccagtagtcgggacccatcttgcattgcttagttgcattgtagacttaagtgcattcccctaagttgcacataagggggggtgttggtataaataattattcatcttggatattattacaccttacttaagtttacttaggtaaatgcatttcatagtagtttgggtatgagacacttgggtgtttgtgtcacattgggatagtgtgtgtaggagaatttccaccttttgtggacttatcttgttgttacactccacatttagtgggtgatccacctcatgtggaatattatattgtttctcctacctacccacacctatttcctacctacccttgtttcttattgagccacatgtcatgtttgtgtgctgacatatccatatagcattgcctatataagcaagctcatattcattgtatgtaacgattaatgatccagttgatcaatattttctcttgatagaatacagtttagttctatcatctattttatctctcttatttgtgttttccattgcatcttgatcttggcaaaatctcacacttttaAAAATCACCATTTATAGTTTGTGATTATatatgtaataaaaaatatatatatatttttaaattttatatttaatattaatatatttatttctatatttaattttaaaaatggtTGTGGGAGAGAAACTAGATAAAAGGAAGAGCACATGGATGAAACACAACATTAAATGGATGAATAGGTGGGATACTAACACAAAAGATTGCCTAAATAacaatggagaaataaaaaaatacgtgcaagaaaaattcaaagaaaataggTGGACAAGTCAAATAGGGAGGAAAAAAGGATACTATATCAAAAATTTCAATCCCACACATGACCATACACAAAAAAACTATATAGGAATGGACATAAAATGGAAGGCAAAAATGTTAATTAAGGACCAACTCACATCAACTTAGATGCGAAACAAAAAGTTGGATGATACCTAAAGAAGAATGGGAAGATAAAAGATGTAGATATTGCACTCAAAGAGTGGTAGAGACAAAATGACATTAGATCGTGAAGTGTCCAACCTACAATGATATTCGAATCAATTATATTGAGACACTAAATGTAAACACCTTGACGAAAAAAAGATAACAAGAATTACAAGTTTCTTAATCAAGATACACAATAGAAAATCCAGgatgcaaaaagaaaaaaaatttaacaatCACAATATTTTTTTAAGGTTTTGTTTGGACTTTACATGCTTCTGGCTATCCGTAGAAACAAACATTTATTCATTCATTCGACAAAACCTGAAACTCTTTACATCAAATGAAGGTCGTTAAAAGTTGGCCAGTAAAATTACTTACAGGTATTAAGTTTTGTGATTAGCAAAGCCACTTGATACGACGATTATAGATGGAATCAATTTTCGTCGAGAAAAGATAAAGAGTTTGTTCTCGTTGGGGTAAAATTGGAAAAATAGACGGATACAGTAAGAGGAGCGCTTACATCTGATGCTTCAACACTTAATGGATACTTTCCAGTTCAACCTAAACAATGCGTACGAGTGGGTGGATATTTTTAACATTAACTTCTATTATGAATGGAGTAAATCCATTACAGTATTCCCTACACATCTATAAAGCATTTAGTACACATAATCAACCATGTACACGTACATTTTCCCGATTATTGAAAATGTGTTCAGATACCAAGAACCTTGGAAAGGGCAAGATGGCTCATACCCATATGATAAAAGCTGGATTTGAGCTACCAATCTCTACATTGAATTGCCTCATTGATATGTATGCTAAATGTGGAAATTTGGACGATGCAcgcaaagtgtttgacaaaatgcgcAAACGAAATATATTTTATTGGAACATTATGATTTCAAGTTATGCCAAAAGAGGTGGTATGGATTTTGCACGCAAATTGTTTGACGAAATGACAGACAGAGATTGTATCTCCTGGAATGCTATAATTTCAGGCTATGTAACAAATGAGAATGCCGAGGAAGCGCTCAAGCTTTTTCAGCGGATGCATAAAGAAAGTAGAATGATGACGGAGTTTAGTTTCGCTAACGTTGTTGATGCCTGTGTTGATATTTTGGGGTTAGAACAGGGTAGGCAGGTTCATGGATGCATTATCAAGTATGGATTGATTTCAAATATAATTTTACAAAATGCTCTGgttgatatgtatgcaaaatgtgggaaTTTGGAGTATGCCCGTCAAGTGTTTGACGAAATGCG
This genomic stretch from Cryptomeria japonica chromosome 8, Sugi_1.0, whole genome shotgun sequence harbors:
- the LOC131061469 gene encoding pentatricopeptide repeat-containing protein At2g13600-like, giving the protein MAHTHMIKAGFELPISTLNCLIDMYAKCGNLDDARKVFDKMRKRNIFYWNIMISSYAKRGGMDFARKLFDEMTDRDCISWNAIISGYVTNENAEEALKLFQRMHKESRMMTEFSFANVVDACVDILGLEQGRQVHGCIIKYGLISNIILQNALVDMYAKCGNLEYARQVFDEMREQDLVSWTAMIAGYARQGVGRKLYVCSVK